The Saprospiraceae bacterium genome includes a window with the following:
- a CDS encoding nucleoid-associated protein → MINYIEASLDGVTAHFIGNQNEGEDIIYSPALLDITDAELYDVLFKYFMTHFKEPEYFNFTFSSGEIALNPVYNFVANIFDDPSCLHEQSVKIARHLYEKSKHPNIKSGELYISYFSNVLVDDELVDAVGIFKSENKDLFLKLEREGQSFHLLKDSGTNIGKLDKGCLIFNTEREDGFKICNIDHSNRYKEAQYWREEFLMITARADDYHQTKNYIQATKNFIKDRMFKEFDTDKTDEAAVMNRSFEYFKHQEKFDSAEYETRVFKDNKVVEAFQDYKEEYQNTRSASLGDSFDISDYAVKKQSRVFKSIIKLDKNFHIYVHGDKNKIEKGTDNEGRKYYILYYDDES, encoded by the coding sequence ATGATAAATTATATAGAAGCTTCACTCGATGGAGTCACAGCCCATTTTATAGGGAATCAGAATGAAGGGGAGGATATTATTTATTCTCCGGCATTGCTTGATATCACGGACGCTGAGCTATACGATGTACTCTTTAAATATTTTATGACTCATTTTAAGGAGCCTGAATATTTCAATTTTACGTTTTCATCAGGTGAAATAGCACTTAATCCGGTGTATAATTTTGTGGCCAATATATTTGATGATCCTTCCTGTCTGCACGAACAATCGGTCAAAATAGCCCGTCATCTCTACGAAAAATCAAAACATCCCAATATCAAATCAGGAGAGTTGTATATTTCCTATTTCAGCAATGTCCTGGTAGATGACGAACTGGTGGATGCCGTAGGTATTTTCAAATCTGAAAATAAAGATCTGTTTCTGAAACTGGAAAGAGAAGGACAGTCTTTTCACTTGCTGAAAGATTCCGGAACCAATATAGGAAAATTGGACAAAGGCTGCCTGATCTTCAACACAGAACGGGAAGATGGCTTTAAAATATGCAATATCGATCACAGCAACCGCTATAAAGAAGCCCAATACTGGCGTGAAGAATTCCTCATGATCACGGCACGGGCTGATGATTATCACCAGACTAAAAACTATATTCAGGCTACCAAAAACTTCATCAAAGATCGGATGTTCAAAGAGTTTGACACGGACAAAACAGACGAAGCGGCAGTCATGAACCGATCATTTGAATATTTCAAACATCAGGAAAAATTTGATTCTGCCGAATATGAAACCCGTGTTTTCAAAGACAATAAAGTAGTAGAAGCATTTCAGGATTACAAAGAAGAATATCAGAATACCCGTTCTGCATCTTTGGGAGACTCTTTTGATATATCGGATTACGCGGTCAAAAAACAAAGTCGTGTTTTCAAAAGCATCATTAAATTGGACAAAAATTTTCACATATATGTCCATGGGGATAAAAATAAAATTGAAAAGGGAACGGACAATGAAGGCCGGAAATATTATATTTTGTATTATGATGATGAGAGTTGA
- a CDS encoding type II toxin-antitoxin system PemK/MazF family toxin: MKRCEILIAGLNPVSGKEQQGKRPVVIISGNAMNDHIGLVIVCPLTSKIKNFVGDIFLHPDKNNGLENESEVLIFQLRTISKSRLINRLGFIRTPQPDSIIENLNKILKY, encoded by the coding sequence ATGAAAAGATGTGAAATTTTGATAGCAGGATTAAATCCTGTTTCTGGTAAGGAACAGCAAGGCAAAAGACCCGTAGTGATTATTAGTGGAAATGCCATGAACGATCACATTGGGCTGGTGATTGTTTGTCCTTTAACTTCAAAAATTAAAAACTTTGTGGGTGACATTTTTTTGCACCCGGATAAAAACAATGGATTGGAAAATGAGTCTGAAGTGTTGATATTTCAGTTAAGAACCATTTCAAAGAGTCGTTTGATAAATAGATTGGGTTTTATCAGAACACCACAACCGGATTCAATTATAGAGAATCTGAATAAGATATTGAAATATTGA